A region of Pseudomonas saponiphila DNA encodes the following proteins:
- a CDS encoding TolC family outer membrane protein — MLRKLSLAVAVSCASNGMAWAAEAPLTTKTDLVSVYQEAVDNNADLAAARAQYGAQKEVVPQARAGLLPNLSAGADINNTRTKFDEPSMASTRSGNVYQATLAQPLFRADRWFQLQAAKDINEQASLQLSATEQNLILQSAENYFAVLRAQDNLASTKAEEAAFKRQLDQSNERFDVGLSDKTDVLQSQASYDTARANRILAQRQVEDAFEALITLTNREYNSIQGIVHTLPVLAPTPNDAKAWVETAAKQNLNLLASNYAVSAAEETLKQRKAGHAPTLDAVAQYKKGDNDALGFSNPNPLTRYGSDVEQRSIGLQLNIPIYSGGLTSSQVRESYSRLSQSEQQRESLRRQVVENTRNLHRAVNTDVEQVQARRQSIISNQSAVEATEIGYQVGTRNIVDVLDAQRQLYTSVRNYNNSRYDYILDNLRLKQAAGTLNPGDLQDLSRYLKADYNPDRDFLPPDLAKAAQEQLKARP; from the coding sequence ATGCTGCGCAAACTCTCACTGGCTGTTGCCGTGTCTTGTGCGTCCAATGGAATGGCCTGGGCAGCAGAAGCGCCTTTGACCACCAAGACCGACCTGGTCAGCGTCTACCAGGAAGCGGTGGACAACAACGCCGATCTGGCGGCTGCCCGCGCCCAGTACGGCGCCCAGAAAGAAGTGGTGCCCCAGGCCCGCGCCGGCCTGCTGCCGAACCTCTCGGCGGGGGCGGACATCAATAACACCCGCACCAAGTTCGATGAGCCCTCCATGGCCTCGACCCGCAGCGGCAACGTCTACCAGGCGACCCTGGCCCAGCCGCTGTTCCGCGCCGACCGCTGGTTCCAGTTGCAGGCCGCCAAGGACATCAACGAGCAGGCCTCGCTGCAGCTCTCGGCCACCGAACAGAACCTGATCCTGCAAAGCGCGGAAAACTACTTCGCGGTGCTGCGCGCCCAGGACAACCTGGCCTCGACCAAGGCCGAGGAAGCCGCCTTCAAGCGTCAACTGGACCAGTCCAACGAGCGCTTCGACGTGGGCCTGTCGGACAAGACCGACGTGCTGCAATCCCAGGCCAGCTATGACACCGCCCGGGCCAACCGGATCCTTGCCCAGCGCCAGGTGGAAGACGCCTTTGAAGCCCTGATCACCCTGACCAACCGCGAGTACAACTCGATCCAGGGCATCGTCCACACCCTGCCGGTACTGGCCCCGACACCCAACGACGCCAAGGCCTGGGTCGAGACTGCCGCCAAGCAGAACCTCAACCTGCTGGCCAGCAACTACGCGGTCAGCGCCGCCGAGGAAACCCTCAAGCAGCGCAAGGCCGGGCACGCGCCGACCCTGGACGCCGTGGCGCAATACAAGAAAGGCGACAACGACGCCCTGGGTTTCAGCAACCCCAACCCGTTGACGCGCTACGGCAGCGATGTCGAGCAGCGTTCCATCGGCCTGCAACTGAACATCCCGATCTACAGCGGCGGCCTGACCAGTTCCCAGGTCCGCGAGTCCTACTCACGCCTGAGCCAGAGCGAGCAGCAGCGTGAATCCCTACGTCGCCAGGTGGTGGAGAACACCCGCAACCTGCATCGCGCGGTGAACACCGATGTCGAACAGGTCCAGGCCCGACGCCAGTCGATCATCTCCAACCAGAGCGCGGTGGAAGCCACGGAAATCGGCTACCAGGTGGGCACCCGCAATATCGTCGACGTGCTCGACGCCCAGCGCCAGCTCTACACCTCGGTGCGCAACTACAACAACAGCCGCTACGACTACATCCTCGACAACCTGCGCCTGAAACAGGCCGCCGGCACCCTCAACCCGGGAGACCTGCAGGACCTGTCGCGCTACCTCAAGGCCGACTACAACCCGGACCGCGACTTCCTCCCGCCGGACCTGGCCAAGGCCGCACAGGAGCAGCTCAAGGCTCGCCCCTGA
- a CDS encoding NAD(P)/FAD-dependent oxidoreductase, with amino-acid sequence MPSAISTDVLIVGAGVAGLWLNARLRRQGFSTVLVESASLGGGQSVKSQGIIHGGAKYALHGALTGASEAIADMPRRWREALAGSGELDLSGVRLLSESHYLWSPGTLAGNLTSFFASKAVRGRVDQVKGEQLPPALQDKRFKGKVYRLAELVVDVPSVIQRLAELGGDSLLAGQKIEPLLESGQLVGLRIDEREIRAQRIVLSAGAGNAELLQALGLSQPAMQRRPLHMVLVKGPSLKPLYAHCLGGGPKPRITVTTHPAADGQWVWYLGGDLAEAEGVAREPAAQIAAAQKELAQLLPWVDLSQAQWATLRVERAEPAQSGLTRPDNAFLAGQDRLLVGWPTKLALAPDFADRVLKALERDGIRPSPSQALPDLPKPPLAQTAWEQLLP; translated from the coding sequence ATGCCATCCGCTATTTCCACCGATGTGCTGATTGTCGGCGCAGGCGTCGCCGGTCTCTGGCTCAACGCCCGCCTGCGGCGCCAGGGCTTTTCCACTGTGCTGGTGGAAAGCGCCAGCCTCGGTGGCGGACAGAGCGTGAAGTCCCAGGGGATCATTCACGGCGGCGCCAAGTACGCCCTGCACGGCGCCCTCACCGGCGCCTCGGAAGCCATCGCCGACATGCCCCGGCGCTGGCGCGAAGCCCTGGCCGGCAGCGGCGAGCTGGACCTGTCCGGCGTGCGCCTGCTGTCCGAATCCCACTATCTCTGGTCCCCCGGCACCCTGGCCGGCAACCTCACCAGCTTCTTTGCCAGCAAGGCCGTGCGCGGCCGGGTCGATCAGGTCAAGGGCGAGCAATTGCCTCCAGCCCTGCAGGACAAGCGCTTCAAGGGCAAGGTCTATCGGCTGGCCGAACTGGTGGTGGATGTGCCCAGCGTCATCCAGCGCCTGGCGGAGCTGGGCGGCGATAGCCTGCTGGCCGGGCAGAAGATCGAGCCACTGCTGGAGAGTGGTCAGCTGGTGGGCCTGCGGATCGACGAACGAGAGATTCGCGCGCAGCGCATCGTCCTCAGTGCCGGTGCCGGCAATGCCGAGCTGCTCCAGGCTCTCGGCCTGAGCCAGCCGGCCATGCAGCGACGCCCGCTGCACATGGTGCTGGTGAAGGGGCCAAGCCTGAAACCGCTGTACGCCCATTGCCTGGGCGGCGGCCCCAAGCCGCGGATCACCGTCACCACTCATCCGGCCGCCGATGGCCAGTGGGTCTGGTACCTGGGGGGCGATCTCGCCGAAGCCGAAGGTGTGGCCCGGGAACCGGCAGCGCAGATCGCCGCGGCGCAAAAGGAACTGGCACAGTTGCTGCCTTGGGTCGACCTGAGCCAGGCGCAATGGGCCACCTTGCGAGTGGAGCGGGCGGAACCGGCACAATCAGGCCTGACCCGCCCGGACAACGCCTTCCTCGCCGGACAAGACCGCCTGCTGGTGGGCTGGCCGACCAAACTGGCCCTGGCGCCGGACTTCGCCGACCGGGTCCTGAAGGCCCTGGAACGCGATGGCATTCGCCCTAGCCCCAGCCAGGCGCTCCCCGACCTGCCCAAGCCGCCCCTGGCGCAAACCGCCTGGGAGCAACTGCTGCCATGA
- the istA gene encoding IS21 family transposase, translated as MAAPRVAMRNIKECLRLKFEAGLSHEKIARALQLSKGVVSKYIAAARVAGLDWPALVAMDEAALAAALFAPTSTNKPRGERVLPDVLSIHRELRRKGVTLQLLWEEYLAAHAGQPTYRYTQFVEHYRRYAQTLKRSMRQLHRAGEKLFIDYAGPTLPVVDPATGEVRRAHIFVAALGASNYTYACATPGETQVDWLTSLGQALTYFGGVPEMVVPDNPRALVAQPDRYEPGLNRATLECARHYQTVILPARPRKPQDKAKAEVAVQVVERWIMARLRHRQFFSLHALNQAIAELLEDLNRRPFKRLDGCRRDWFERLDRPALRALPVHPYEVATFKRCKVSIDYHIEVNGSFYSVPSALARQNVDVRLTAHTLEVLHGNRRVASHLLLGRRGAYSTQREHMPAAHQAHREWTPQRLLDWGARIGPYTRQLIDHQLTHKPHPEMGYRACLGLLSLARRYGNARLEAAAERAVHLRAFTGRSVRNLLQQGLDQQPLPQRAAETTLPGDHENVRGADYYQPPQQELFDDAATHPESTAPATPGRHGPRPGRAMDAAGQPQPELR; from the coding sequence ATGGCGGCGCCGCGAGTAGCCATGCGAAACATCAAAGAATGTCTGCGCCTCAAGTTTGAGGCCGGCTTGTCCCACGAGAAGATTGCCCGTGCCTTGCAGCTGTCCAAGGGCGTGGTTAGCAAGTACATCGCGGCGGCGCGGGTGGCCGGGCTGGACTGGCCGGCGCTGGTGGCCATGGACGAGGCCGCGCTGGCGGCCGCCTTGTTTGCACCGACGTCGACGAACAAGCCGCGCGGTGAGCGAGTGCTGCCCGATGTGCTGAGCATCCACCGCGAGTTGCGACGCAAGGGCGTGACCTTGCAGCTGCTGTGGGAGGAATATCTCGCCGCGCATGCGGGCCAGCCGACCTACCGCTACACCCAGTTCGTCGAGCACTACCGGCGCTACGCCCAGACGCTCAAACGTTCGATGCGTCAGCTGCACCGTGCGGGCGAGAAGCTATTCATCGACTATGCCGGGCCGACGCTGCCGGTGGTCGACCCGGCCACCGGCGAAGTGCGCCGGGCGCACATCTTCGTCGCCGCCCTGGGCGCCTCGAATTACACCTATGCCTGCGCGACGCCAGGCGAAACCCAGGTGGACTGGCTGACCTCGCTGGGCCAGGCTCTGACCTACTTTGGCGGCGTGCCGGAAATGGTTGTGCCGGACAATCCGCGCGCCCTGGTCGCCCAGCCGGATCGCTACGAGCCGGGCCTGAACCGGGCCACGCTGGAGTGCGCGCGTCATTACCAGACGGTGATCCTGCCGGCACGGCCACGCAAGCCTCAGGACAAGGCCAAGGCCGAGGTGGCGGTGCAGGTGGTCGAGCGCTGGATCATGGCGCGGCTGCGCCATCGGCAGTTCTTCAGCCTGCATGCGCTTAACCAGGCCATCGCCGAGCTGCTGGAGGATCTGAATCGGCGCCCGTTCAAGCGGCTCGATGGCTGCCGGCGCGACTGGTTCGAGCGCCTGGATCGCCCGGCCTTGCGAGCGCTGCCGGTGCATCCCTACGAGGTCGCCACCTTCAAGCGCTGCAAGGTCAGCATCGACTACCACATCGAGGTCAATGGCAGCTTCTACAGCGTGCCCTCCGCCCTGGCCCGGCAGAACGTGGACGTGCGACTGACGGCACACACCCTGGAAGTGCTGCATGGCAACCGGCGGGTGGCCAGCCACCTGCTGCTGGGGCGACGCGGCGCTTACAGTACCCAGCGCGAGCACATGCCCGCGGCGCACCAGGCGCATCGCGAATGGACGCCACAACGCCTGCTCGACTGGGGCGCGCGGATCGGCCCCTACACGCGCCAACTGATCGATCACCAACTGACCCACAAGCCGCACCCGGAGATGGGCTACCGCGCCTGCCTCGGCCTGCTCTCGCTGGCCCGGCGCTATGGCAATGCACGCCTGGAAGCCGCTGCCGAACGTGCCGTACACCTGCGCGCCTTCACCGGGCGCAGCGTGCGCAACCTGCTCCAGCAAGGCCTGGATCAACAGCCGCTGCCCCAGCGTGCCGCCGAAACGACCTTACCCGGCGACCACGAGAACGTCCGTGGCGCCGACTACTACCAACCCCCGCAACAGGAGCTGTTCGATGATGCCGCAACACACCCTGAATCAACTGCACCAGCTACGCCTGGACGGCATGGCCCGCGCCCTGGAAGAGCAATGGACGCTGCCGGCCAGCCACAGCCTGAGCTTCGATGA
- a CDS encoding DMT family transporter, with protein MNAYYYLAIAICAEVIATVSMKAVKGLSTPLPLALIIVGYGVAFWMLTLVVRTVPVGVAYAVWAGMGIVMVSIAALFLYGQKLDIPAMLGMALIVLGVVVIQLFSKTAGH; from the coding sequence ATGAACGCTTACTACTACCTGGCCATCGCCATCTGCGCGGAAGTGATTGCCACTGTTTCAATGAAAGCGGTCAAGGGCCTGAGCACACCGCTGCCCCTGGCGCTGATCATCGTCGGTTACGGCGTGGCCTTCTGGATGCTGACCCTGGTGGTACGCACCGTCCCGGTGGGCGTGGCCTATGCGGTATGGGCCGGCATGGGCATCGTCATGGTCAGCATTGCCGCGCTGTTCCTGTACGGCCAGAAACTGGATATCCCGGCGATGCTGGGCATGGCGTTGATCGTCCTCGGCGTGGTGGTGATCCAGTTGTTCTCGAAAACCGCCGGGCATTAA
- a CDS encoding LysR family transcriptional regulator, with amino-acid sequence MQWNLEQLRLFVSVAELRSFSAVARQQRKAQSAISSAIALLEEDLGVSLFERSSGRQPKLSEAGSALLQEAREILRQCDRLNGRALALMRGQEARLRLAQDEAMPYQPVLDSLEALAERFPSLEVQLASGAQGDVARKLVERRADLGLLFHHEQMPETLERQALGSVEMVTVCAVGHPLAHEKRVNRQLLARHRQLLIAPQLSGYPGGEQVSPQVWRADSFYVMAEWLMRGLGWAWLPRHVVQYPTYQHQMVELVSEWTPPALVVELAWRRDEPLGPAARWLAERFAVHLKAIG; translated from the coding sequence ATGCAATGGAACCTGGAGCAATTGCGACTGTTCGTTAGTGTCGCCGAGCTGCGTTCGTTTTCCGCGGTGGCCCGCCAGCAACGCAAGGCGCAATCGGCCATCAGCAGCGCCATCGCTCTGCTGGAGGAGGATTTGGGGGTCAGCCTGTTCGAGCGCAGCAGCGGGCGCCAGCCCAAGCTCAGCGAGGCCGGCAGCGCCTTGTTGCAGGAGGCGCGGGAGATTCTGCGTCAATGCGATCGTCTCAACGGTCGGGCGCTGGCCCTGATGCGGGGCCAGGAGGCGCGGTTGCGCCTGGCCCAGGACGAGGCGATGCCCTACCAGCCGGTGCTCGACAGCCTGGAAGCCCTGGCCGAGCGCTTTCCCAGTCTGGAGGTGCAGCTGGCCAGCGGCGCCCAAGGCGATGTGGCGCGCAAGCTGGTGGAGCGCCGGGCCGACCTGGGCTTGCTGTTCCACCATGAACAGATGCCCGAAACCCTGGAGCGTCAGGCCCTGGGCAGTGTTGAAATGGTCACTGTGTGTGCCGTGGGGCATCCCCTGGCCCATGAAAAGCGGGTCAATCGCCAGCTCCTGGCCCGGCACCGGCAGTTGCTGATCGCCCCGCAACTCAGTGGTTATCCCGGTGGTGAGCAAGTCAGCCCCCAGGTCTGGCGGGCGGACAGTTTCTATGTGATGGCCGAATGGCTGATGCGTGGCCTTGGCTGGGCCTGGTTGCCGCGGCATGTGGTGCAGTACCCGACCTATCAGCATCAGATGGTGGAACTGGTCAGCGAATGGACACCGCCGGCGCTGGTGGTGGAGCTGGCCTGGCGCCGCGACGAGCCCCTGGGGCCGGCAGCGCGATGGCTGGCGGAACGTTTTGCCGTGCACCTGAAGGCGATCGGCTAA
- the waaA gene encoding lipid IV(A) 3-deoxy-D-manno-octulosonic acid transferase, translated as MNRTLYTALFYLGLPLVAIRLWLRSRKAPAYAKRIGERFSLGLPVMQTGGIWVHAVSVGESIAAAPMIRALLARHPQLPITVTCMTPTGSERIQALFAHEPRIQHCYLPYDLPCAAARFLDRVQPKLAVIMETELWPNHIDQCARRGIPVALANARLSARSAKGYGRFAGLTAPMLAQMSLFAVQTEAEAQRFRELGARPETVEVTGSIKFDLSIDPQLLVRAAELRQQWQAMDRPVWIAASTHEGEDAVVLDAHRQLLASYPNALLILVPRHPERFNSVYELCRQQGFTTIRRSAGEPVDATTSVLLGDTMGELLFLYALADSAFVGGSLVANGGHNLLEPAALAKPVISGPHLFNFLEIAAMLREAGALQEVDDAEGLAVAVQRLFELPRDAQKMAEAGLKVLKANQGALQRLLDGLDRLLNRP; from the coding sequence ATGAATAGAACTCTCTATACCGCACTGTTTTACCTGGGGCTGCCATTGGTAGCGATTCGCCTGTGGCTGCGTTCGCGCAAGGCCCCGGCTTATGCCAAGCGCATTGGCGAGCGCTTCTCTCTGGGCTTGCCGGTCATGCAGACCGGCGGTATCTGGGTGCATGCGGTGTCCGTGGGCGAGAGTATTGCCGCCGCGCCAATGATCCGGGCCCTGTTGGCCCGTCATCCGCAACTGCCGATTACCGTGACCTGCATGACCCCCACCGGCTCTGAGCGCATTCAAGCGCTGTTCGCCCATGAGCCGCGCATCCAGCATTGCTATCTGCCTTACGATCTGCCTTGCGCTGCTGCGCGCTTTCTCGATCGGGTGCAGCCCAAGCTGGCGGTGATCATGGAAACCGAACTGTGGCCCAACCACATCGACCAGTGCGCTCGGCGCGGGATTCCGGTGGCCCTGGCCAATGCCCGATTGTCCGCGCGTTCGGCCAAGGGCTATGGGCGCTTTGCCGGGCTGACGGCGCCGATGCTGGCGCAGATGAGCCTGTTCGCGGTGCAGACCGAGGCCGAGGCCCAGCGTTTCCGGGAGCTGGGCGCGCGTCCCGAGACGGTGGAAGTGACAGGCTCGATCAAGTTCGACCTGAGCATTGATCCGCAATTGCTGGTGCGCGCCGCTGAGCTGCGCCAGCAGTGGCAGGCCATGGACCGCCCGGTATGGATCGCCGCCAGTACCCACGAGGGTGAAGACGCCGTGGTGCTCGACGCCCATCGGCAACTGCTGGCCAGTTACCCGAATGCCTTGCTGATTCTGGTGCCACGGCACCCGGAGCGCTTCAACTCGGTGTACGAGCTGTGTCGGCAACAGGGGTTCACGACCATTCGCCGCTCTGCCGGGGAGCCGGTGGACGCTACCACCTCGGTGTTGCTGGGGGACACCATGGGCGAGTTGCTGTTCCTCTATGCCCTGGCCGACAGCGCCTTTGTCGGTGGCAGCCTGGTGGCCAATGGCGGGCATAACCTGCTGGAGCCGGCGGCGCTGGCCAAGCCGGTCATCAGCGGGCCGCACCTGTTCAACTTCCTGGAAATCGCCGCGATGCTGCGCGAGGCCGGGGCCCTGCAGGAGGTGGATGACGCCGAGGGGCTGGCGGTGGCGGTGCAGCGCCTGTTCGAGTTGCCCCGGGATGCTCAGAAGATGGCCGAAGCCGGGCTCAAGGTGCTCAAGGCCAATCAGGGCGCCTTGCAGCGGCTGCTGGATGGTCTTGATCGCCTCTTGAACAGGCCTTGA
- a CDS encoding aldo/keto reductase — MSQPTLHDLHRPFGSTGLMVSPLGLGTVKLGRDQGVKYPNGFQIPDDQEARMLLKLTRDLGINLIDTAPAYGRSEERLGPLLRGQRQEWVIVSKVGEEFADGVSRHDFSAAHTRLSVERSLQRLETDFIDLVLVHSDGNDLVILEQCEVYQTLAQLKQEGKIRGFGFSGKTVDGGLKALEQGDCAMVTYNLNEQAERAVIDYAAAQHKGILVKKALASGHVCLSPGTDPVRASFELLFDRPGVASAIVGTINPLHLAHNVATVAQVLGQN; from the coding sequence ATGAGCCAGCCAACCCTGCACGACCTGCATCGCCCCTTCGGCAGCACCGGGCTGATGGTTTCGCCCCTGGGCCTGGGCACGGTCAAGCTGGGCCGTGACCAGGGCGTGAAATACCCCAACGGCTTCCAGATCCCCGACGACCAGGAAGCGCGCATGCTGCTCAAGCTGACCCGCGACCTGGGCATCAACCTGATCGACACCGCTCCAGCCTACGGCCGCAGCGAAGAACGCCTGGGCCCGCTGCTGCGGGGCCAGCGCCAGGAATGGGTGATCGTCAGCAAGGTCGGCGAGGAGTTTGCCGACGGTGTGTCCCGCCACGACTTCAGCGCCGCCCACACGCGTCTGTCCGTGGAACGCAGCCTGCAACGCCTGGAAACCGACTTCATCGACCTGGTGCTGGTGCATTCCGACGGCAACGACCTGGTGATCCTCGAGCAGTGCGAGGTGTACCAGACCCTGGCCCAGCTCAAGCAGGAGGGCAAGATCCGCGGCTTCGGCTTCTCCGGCAAGACCGTCGACGGCGGCTTGAAGGCATTGGAGCAAGGCGATTGCGCCATGGTTACCTACAATCTGAACGAACAGGCGGAGCGGGCGGTCATTGATTATGCCGCCGCCCAACACAAGGGCATCCTGGTGAAAAAGGCCCTGGCCAGCGGCCACGTGTGCCTGAGCCCGGGCACCGATCCGGTGCGGGCCAGCTTCGAGTTGCTGTTTGACCGGCCCGGTGTCGCCAGTGCTATTGTCGGGACCATCAATCCGCTGCACCTGGCCCATAACGTGGCGACCGTGGCACAGGTTCTGGGCCAGAACTGA